The following is a genomic window from Niabella soli DSM 19437.
AAAACAATAGTAAATAAAAGTCATTTTAAAAAAATATTATGAACGCATACGAACAATTATTACAGAATAACAAAGAGTGGGCCGCGGGCAAATTAAGTATTGATCCGCATTTTTTTGATAACCTGGCCGATTCACAGCAACCGGAGTTTTTGTGGATCGGATGCAGCGATAGCCGCGTACCCGCAAATGAAGTGACCGGTACTACCTCCGGCGAAATATTTGTGCACCGCAATATCGCCAACCTGGTAGTGCACACGGATATTAACCTCATCAGCGTTTTAGAATATGCTGTGGCGCATTTAAAAGTAAAACACGTTATTGTTTGCGGCCACTATGGATGCGGAGGTATTAAAGCTGCGTTAAGCAATGATGATTTTCACCAGGTGCTGAATATGTGGCTGCGTGTGGTTAAAGATGTTTACTATAAATATAAGGATGAAGTGGATGCCCTCCCCGATGACAAAC
Proteins encoded in this region:
- a CDS encoding carbonic anhydrase, with amino-acid sequence MNAYEQLLQNNKEWAAGKLSIDPHFFDNLADSQQPEFLWIGCSDSRVPANEVTGTTSGEIFVHRNIANLVVHTDINLISVLEYAVAHLKVKHVIVCGHYGCGGIKAALSNDDFHQVLNMWLRVVKDVYYKYKDEVDALPDDKQKVNRLVELNVKEQVEKLAKTSIIQKAWQERQAPILHGWVYGLADGQLHSLLKITPDSNPVDPIYIYKDLK